The Streptomyces kanamyceticus genome window below encodes:
- a CDS encoding chaplin has protein sequence MALSMGAPAFADSGAEGAATGSPGVLSGNVVQVPVHVPVNVCGNSVDVIALLNPAFGNTCAND, from the coding sequence ATGGCGCTGAGCATGGGCGCCCCGGCCTTCGCCGACTCCGGCGCCGAGGGTGCGGCCACCGGCTCCCCGGGTGTGCTCTCCGGCAACGTCGTCCAGGTGCCGGTCCACGTTCCCGTCAACGTGTGCGGCAACAGCGTCGACGTCATCGCTCTGCTGAACCCGGCGTTCGGCAACACCTGCGCCAACGACTGA
- a CDS encoding carboxylate--amine ligase translates to MQPLDTRTPAVLLRIDRNPFHHGTLGAVRSLGRAGVEVHLVADDHGSPVQQSRYLHQMHPPPSPGASLPEVAAVLRSVATRVSAPAVLIPMDDISALAISALHEDLSSRYLLPGRAGGVAERVADKATLAQVCAQAGVAHPVTLVPESAAEAAGAVALLGVPTVAKWSRPWTLPQGVGLRSTTVIGSAREAEQLFARGAEAGCRLLLQAFVPGVRDADWFVHGCAGPDGTVRGGGTGRKHRSWPRAAGLTVSGEWTVNPRLWSTAQRLVAALGYRGVFDLDFRKDAATGDFYLIDFNPRPGAQFRLFADAAGTDVVRALHLGLTHRPVPPPQPSPGRTFVVENYAPLTALRSLPRPRSAEPSPAGELAWHADDDPAPGAALRRLWRRHMGQRLRAGVGRRSQLFLTPLSRRTPAQAPAVLPTPNRERAATDA, encoded by the coding sequence TTGCAGCCTCTGGACACGCGAACTCCTGCTGTCCTCCTGCGGATCGACAGGAATCCTTTTCATCATGGAACTCTGGGTGCCGTGCGTTCCCTGGGACGCGCGGGCGTGGAGGTCCACCTCGTGGCCGACGACCACGGCAGCCCCGTGCAGCAGTCCCGGTACCTGCACCAGATGCACCCACCGCCCTCGCCCGGTGCCTCGCTCCCGGAGGTGGCCGCCGTGCTGCGCTCGGTCGCGACACGCGTGAGCGCCCCGGCCGTCCTGATCCCCATGGACGACATCAGCGCCCTGGCCATCAGCGCCCTGCACGAGGACCTGAGCAGCCGCTACCTGCTGCCGGGGCGGGCCGGTGGCGTGGCCGAGCGGGTGGCGGACAAGGCGACCCTGGCGCAGGTCTGCGCGCAGGCGGGGGTGGCCCATCCGGTGACCCTGGTGCCGGAGTCGGCAGCCGAGGCCGCGGGCGCCGTGGCGCTCCTGGGCGTGCCCACCGTGGCCAAGTGGAGCCGCCCCTGGACGCTGCCGCAGGGCGTCGGGCTGCGCAGTACGACGGTGATCGGCTCGGCGCGCGAGGCCGAGCAGCTCTTCGCGCGCGGGGCCGAGGCGGGCTGCCGTCTGCTGTTGCAGGCGTTCGTGCCCGGCGTACGGGACGCGGACTGGTTCGTACACGGCTGCGCGGGTCCTGACGGGACCGTGCGCGGGGGCGGGACGGGCCGCAAGCACCGCTCCTGGCCGCGGGCCGCGGGCCTGACGGTGAGCGGCGAGTGGACCGTCAACCCGCGGCTGTGGTCCACGGCCCAGCGCCTTGTCGCGGCGCTGGGCTACCGGGGGGTCTTCGACCTGGACTTCCGCAAGGACGCCGCGACCGGCGACTTCTACCTCATCGACTTCAACCCCCGCCCGGGGGCACAGTTCCGGCTCTTCGCCGACGCGGCGGGCACCGATGTCGTCCGCGCCCTCCACCTGGGCCTGACGCACCGGCCCGTACCGCCCCCGCAACCCTCCCCCGGGCGCACGTTCGTGGTGGAGAACTACGCGCCGCTCACGGCGCTTCGCTCCCTGCCCCGGCCGCGGTCGGCCGAGCCTTCACCGGCCGGTGAACTCGCCTGGCACGCCGACGACGACCCCGCGCCGGGGGCGGCGCTACGCCGCCTGTGGCGCCGCCACATGGGACAGCGCCTGCGGGCCGGTGTCGGCCGCCGGTCGCAGCTGTTCCTCACCCCCCTGTCCCGGCGGACCCCGGCGCAGGCCCCGGCCGTCCTGCCCACACCGAACAGAGAGCGAGCAGCCACCGATGCATGA
- a CDS encoding glycoside hydrolase family 26 protein, giving the protein MAPERRQRGKRLAFIAGGIISSVALACAPGYTVGIVRDGEPPPAAATPLTPEVPSVPTPAEPVPSVPTPEVPTPFVPAPQTPPAPAEPTDPAASTSPSAAPAPAKAPAIGAYLDFGPRGVRRIEQLSEWLDGTELRVGHTYLPGDRWNNIEGSPGFLEDWAKWRQEKDDRMFVLNVPMLEKNEEGVGDTEVAALLKQGAAGDFDSHFTKLAERLVALGVPDTVIVLGWEMNGTTYTHRCGPDPESWKTYWKKIVTAMRAVPGQKFSFDFTPSRGRDAVPWTDCYPGDDVVDIVGMDSYDQPRGMSFDEQVKEPYGLQAHVDFAAAHNKPVSYPEWGLFRNGDNEEYMRRMLEWMDEKKPLYNTVTDYCPHGVWQCKQNPEASEVYRKLLSGRTENPTPEPTEPVTPPTCSPLELGDWVEYWLGGKLCVRFDWWQEKNRS; this is encoded by the coding sequence ATGGCCCCAGAGCGTCGCCAGCGCGGCAAACGACTTGCTTTCATCGCGGGCGGAATCATCTCGTCGGTGGCCTTGGCCTGTGCGCCGGGATACACGGTGGGCATCGTGCGCGACGGTGAACCACCACCTGCCGCCGCCACGCCCCTGACGCCCGAGGTCCCTTCGGTGCCCACTCCCGCGGAGCCCGTGCCTTCGGTGCCCACGCCGGAGGTGCCCACGCCGTTCGTCCCCGCGCCGCAGACTCCGCCGGCCCCGGCGGAACCGACGGATCCGGCGGCGTCCACGTCGCCGAGCGCCGCCCCCGCCCCGGCCAAGGCTCCCGCCATCGGCGCGTACCTGGACTTCGGTCCGCGCGGCGTACGGCGCATCGAGCAGCTCAGCGAGTGGCTCGACGGAACCGAACTGAGGGTCGGGCACACGTACCTCCCCGGTGACCGCTGGAACAACATCGAGGGGTCGCCGGGATTCCTCGAGGACTGGGCGAAATGGCGCCAGGAGAAGGACGACAGGATGTTCGTCCTCAATGTGCCGATGCTGGAGAAGAACGAGGAAGGCGTCGGCGACACCGAAGTCGCCGCGCTCCTGAAGCAGGGCGCGGCCGGTGATTTCGACAGCCACTTCACCAAGCTGGCCGAACGCCTCGTCGCTCTCGGGGTGCCCGACACGGTGATCGTGCTGGGCTGGGAGATGAACGGCACGACGTACACCCATCGTTGTGGCCCGGACCCGGAGTCCTGGAAGACGTACTGGAAGAAAATCGTCACCGCGATGCGTGCGGTTCCCGGACAGAAGTTCTCGTTCGACTTCACGCCGAGCAGAGGCCGCGACGCCGTCCCCTGGACCGACTGCTACCCGGGTGACGACGTCGTCGACATCGTCGGCATGGACTCCTACGACCAGCCCCGCGGCATGTCCTTCGACGAGCAGGTCAAGGAGCCCTACGGACTGCAGGCGCACGTCGATTTCGCCGCGGCCCACAACAAGCCCGTCTCCTACCCCGAGTGGGGGCTCTTCCGTAACGGCGACAACGAGGAGTACATGCGCCGGATGCTGGAGTGGATGGACGAGAAGAAGCCGCTGTACAACACGGTCACCGACTACTGTCCGCACGGCGTGTGGCAGTGCAAGCAGAACCCGGAAGCCTCGGAGGTGTACCGGAAACTGCTCTCCGGCCGCACCGAGAACCCGACTCCCGAGCCGACCGAGCCCGTGACGCCGCCGACCTGCTCGCCGCTGGAACTCGGCGACTGGGTCGAGTACTGGCTGGGCGGCAAGCTGTGCGTCCGGTTCGACTGGTGGCAGGAGAAGAACCGCTCGTGA
- a CDS encoding NAD(P)-binding domain-containing protein yields MHDLLIVGAGPYGLSIASHAAAAGLDVRIFGRPMASWRDHMAQGMFLKSEPWASDLSDPAGHYGLAAFCAREGLRAEHGHPLPIGHFSAYGLWFAERAAPPVDERLIASVRACAGGGFEARTQDGEVHHARAVALAVGVMPFTQTPPALRGLGPEHASHSSHHGDLARFRDQDVTVLGAGQAALETAALLAEQGTRVRILARSPQVNWNTLPPAWERPWWEAMRAPHTGLGCGWRNWFYARTPHLFRRLPEPMRAQVAASALGPAGAWWVRERVESGVETLVGRQVHSVELAGGRVRVRTSGADGEGPSFATDHIIAATGFRATTRRIHVLAPELRLALDSLDDETPYVSNAFETSCPGLFLAGLTTASSFGPAMRFVYGASFTAGRLVRGVERHLRGRPTRGVVHPLTSDASGERVNLVPG; encoded by the coding sequence ATGCATGACCTGCTGATTGTCGGAGCGGGCCCCTACGGCCTGTCGATCGCCTCGCACGCCGCCGCGGCCGGACTCGACGTACGGATCTTCGGCCGCCCCATGGCCTCCTGGCGGGACCACATGGCCCAGGGCATGTTCCTGAAGTCGGAACCCTGGGCCTCCGATCTGTCCGACCCCGCGGGGCACTACGGCCTGGCCGCGTTCTGCGCCCGTGAAGGACTGCGCGCCGAGCACGGACACCCCCTGCCCATCGGGCACTTCTCCGCCTACGGACTGTGGTTCGCGGAGCGGGCCGCGCCACCCGTGGACGAGCGGCTCATCGCCTCGGTCCGCGCCTGCGCCGGCGGCGGCTTCGAGGCCCGCACCCAGGACGGCGAGGTGCACCACGCGCGAGCCGTGGCACTGGCCGTGGGCGTCATGCCGTTCACCCAGACACCCCCCGCGCTACGGGGCCTCGGCCCCGAGCACGCCTCGCACAGCAGTCACCACGGCGATCTGGCGCGCTTCCGCGACCAGGACGTGACCGTGCTCGGCGCGGGGCAGGCCGCGCTGGAGACCGCCGCGCTCCTCGCCGAACAGGGCACCCGCGTCCGGATCCTCGCCCGGTCGCCGCAGGTAAACTGGAACACCCTGCCCCCGGCCTGGGAGCGGCCGTGGTGGGAGGCGATGCGCGCCCCGCACACCGGTCTCGGCTGCGGCTGGCGCAACTGGTTCTACGCCCGGACGCCCCACCTCTTCCGGCGGCTCCCCGAGCCGATGCGCGCCCAGGTCGCCGCTTCGGCGCTCGGCCCGGCAGGCGCGTGGTGGGTCAGGGAGCGGGTCGAATCAGGCGTCGAGACACTCGTCGGACGGCAGGTCCACAGCGTCGAACTCGCGGGCGGTCGCGTACGGGTGAGGACCAGTGGCGCGGACGGCGAGGGCCCCTCGTTCGCGACCGACCACATCATCGCCGCCACGGGGTTCAGGGCGACGACCCGGCGCATCCACGTGCTCGCCCCCGAGCTGCGCCTCGCGCTGGACTCCCTCGACGACGAAACCCCCTACGTCAGCAACGCGTTCGAGACGAGCTGCCCCGGGCTCTTCCTCGCCGGGCTGACGACGGCTTCGAGTTTCGGCCCCGCCATGCGCTTCGTGTACGGGGCCTCGTTCACCGCCGGGCGCCTGGTCCGCGGCGTCGAGCGGCACCTGCGCGGACGGCCGACACGCGGTGTCGTCCACCCTCTTACGAGTGACGCATCGGGCGAACGGGTGAACCTTGTTCCTGGCTGA